The sequence below is a genomic window from Merismopedia glauca CCAP 1448/3.
GTAGGTTAAATAGGGATAGTTAAGCGATCGCTCCCTTGACGATCTAGCATATATAGTGTTTGACTAAGAGAACTATCATCATTAAACACTAAATATCGGTTTTCACCCCACAGGGCAGTATGACCACTCTACTGTCTTAGCTACTCTATTGGTATTTTTCTATGGTTGCTCAACTTGATACCCCAGTTATTAGTTCACCTTCACATTCACCTTATTTGGTGGAAGGTTTAGTCCAAGTTTTCACTGCTTCTCGCCGTAGTTTTTTCACCACAGTCATGGCGCAAGCTTTGAGAATTGCAGGTCAAGGGAGGCGGGTTTTGGTGGTACAGTTTTTAAAGGGTGGACTGCACCAAGGTTCTGAACGTCCCGTGCGTTTGTGTCAAAACTTGGACTGGATTCGCTGTAATTTACCACGGTGTCTCGATACCCCTCATCTAGAGGCGACTGAGACAGATGCTCTGGTTAAATTGTGGGAACATACTCGAAATGTCGTCTTAGACGGACAATATTCCTTAGTAATCCTGGATGAAGTCAGTTTAGCAGTTAATTTAGGCTTACTCTTGGAAAAAGACGTGTTGGAATTGGTCAAAAATCGACCTCCTCAAGTTGATATCGTGCTAACTGGACCAGAAATGCCAGAAACTATTCTCTCTGTAGCCGATCAGGTGACAAAAATTCGATTACGCGATCATCGTTGTTGAAGAAGGAAGAAGGAAGAAGGAAGAGGGAATAAGGAATAAGGTCTTTTGAATCTGGCTTCGAGTTGCTAAAGACAGCGATCGAAGCCTTTAAAATGTTAATGCATATTTTTGATTTATTATTGTGATTAAAAACGATATTTGGATTGCTCAAATGGCTCAAGCGGGGATGATTGCTCCCTTCGAGTCAAGTTTGATTAGAGAGTATCAACCTGTTGCTGATCCTGTCGCAGCAGAAAATTCATCATTAAAACGAGTAATTAGTTACGGTTTATCTTCCTATGGTTATGATATTCGTTTGTCTCAAGCAGAATTTAGAATTTTCCGTCACATTCCTGGAACGGTAGTCGATCCCAAAAACTTTAATTCTGATAACTTAGAAACGACAAAATTACAAACTGATTCTAATGGTTCGTACTTTATTTTACCTGCCCATTCTTATGGTTTAGGTGTCGCCGTAGAAAGATTGCAAGTACCGGAAAATGTGACTGTTTTAGCTATTGGAAAAAGCACGTATGCGCGTTGTTTTAGAGGAGATACAAAAGTAGCTTTAGTTGATGGTACATCTCCTACTTTGGAAGAGATGGCACAAAGAAGTGAATCTGGCGAACAATTTTGGGGTTACAGTATAGGTCAACATGGGAGAGTCATAGTTACTCTGTTAGAGAATCCCAGGTATATTGGGCGAGATTGTCTACTGAAGGTAACTTTAGACAACGAAGAATCTATATTTTGTACTCCAGATCATCTCTTTTTGACCAGAGACGGGCGCATGGTAGAAGCGCATACTCTTAGACCAAAAGATTCGCTAATGCCACTATATCGTCAGCTAGCCCGTGGCTACGAAATGGTTTATCAACCACTAAATGGACATCTTTATCCAACTCATCGATTAAGTAATCAACAAGCCCTAAATCATAAAGTGGTATCTGTAGAGGAAGTTCCTGGAATTCACGATGTATATTGCTTAAGTGTTCCTGAAGCTGGTAATTTTGCTTTACAGGCAGGGGTATTCGTGCATAATTGCGGCATAATAGCAAATCTTACCCCTGCTGAGGCTGCTTGGCGCGGGCATTTAACCTTAGAATTTTCTAACTCTTCTAGTGCTGATTGTCGAATTTATGCCAATGAAGGGGTTGTACAATTAATATTTTTTGAAGGCGATCCTTGTGCGGTTAGCTATGAACATCGTCAAGGTAAATATCAAGATCAATCAGAGATGGTTACTTTACCGAGAATGTGATTTTAAAAAATATTGAATGATGCGGTGTTGACTTGAGCGGAGCCGAAACCCAACCTACTAAGTAAAGAGTAAAGAGTAGCAACTGAAGTACATAGAACACAAAATGTAAATATACAAATAATTTTGCCTACCTACTTATTTATCAATGATTGAGAAATGCTAGATTACCTATAATTTTTTGCCCTATTCCTTCTTTTATCAATTTTTCAGCCAATTTTGCCACAGGAGTTCCATAATTTCTGAGCGTACAGATTCATTTAACTGAGGTGGAAACCACTTTTCTACTCGCAAGATGTGATACCCAAGATGGGTTTTGATGGGATTGATAATTTCGCCTTCTGGAACATTGGCGATCGCTGCTTTAATTTCTGGCATGAGGTTTGATAAAAAGCGAATTCCGACAAATCCGCCATGCTGAGCCGAAGGTTGAGCTTTAGAATGCTCGATCGCCATTGCTGCGAAAGAAGTATTTCCCGAACGCAGAGTTTGGACTATTTGTAAAGCTTCTGGCAATTCTGAGACTAAAATCTGAGAAAAAGCAGCACGACGATATTCTTCCCGATAGCTGAGGTAATGGCTATCTATAGCATCTAAGAATAAATGCTCTTTTAGCTTCTGAGTCAGCAATTTGAGCCGGATACCTTGAGTCCAATCTTCAGCACTAATACCTTGTCTGGCTAACCAAGCCAGAGTTTCTGAAGCTCCTAAAAGCTGATTTTTCAGCCGAAACT
It includes:
- a CDS encoding peptidylprolyl isomerase; translated protein: MTQALTLAKIQPPKVEPATDEAIANYLRYTCKIAEVAALVEQDAVIAKAAEELGIVVTDAELQAAGDEFRLKNQLLGASETLAWLARQGISAEDWTQGIRLKLLTQKLKEHLFLDAIDSHYLSYREEYRRAAFSQILVSELPEALQIVQTLRSGNTSFAAMAIEHSKAQPSAQHGGFVGIRFLSNLMPEIKAAIANVPEGEIINPIKTHLGYHILRVEKWFPPQLNESVRSEIMELLWQNWLKN
- a CDS encoding P-loop NTPase family protein, which gives rise to MVAQLDTPVISSPSHSPYLVEGLVQVFTASRRSFFTTVMAQALRIAGQGRRVLVVQFLKGGLHQGSERPVRLCQNLDWIRCNLPRCLDTPHLEATETDALVKLWEHTRNVVLDGQYSLVILDEVSLAVNLGLLLEKDVLELVKNRPPQVDIVLTGPEMPETILSVADQVTKIRLRDHRC